From Gimesia panareensis, the proteins below share one genomic window:
- a CDS encoding DUF1501 domain-containing protein, with the protein MKHETANTQLSRRQWLKAASCSVGGLALTGLAPQTSQAGLLSPRIAHFTPKAKRVIFLFINGGPSQFESFDYKPELKANGGKKGKNKGKLLAPLYDFAQHGESGMWISEAFPHLAQQADDLCMLNGMTGPSRAHPIAIPMLHTGEFKFQRPSMGAWVLYGLGTENQNLPGFFTIKPTRTFGGPANYGSAFLPSTFQATRLGWSGQSIKTASISNLQSQHGLAANPERSALALAQKMNEELLGQTADVRGVIDSLNLSEQMRDAVPEVMDLSRESKATLDMYGVDEKSTDDFARQCLLARRLSEAGVRFVEVSTTGWDHHSGLDKFKSKAETIDKPIAALLADLKQRGLLDETLVLWSGEFGRQPETQVLSGKETLGRDHNSTGYTAWLAGGGTKGGLTHGATDALGYKTVEGEVHLHDLHATMLHLLGLDHKKLVYRFGGRDFRLTNIYGNVVQEIIA; encoded by the coding sequence ATGAAACACGAAACAGCAAATACACAACTGTCACGACGTCAATGGCTCAAAGCGGCCAGCTGCAGTGTGGGCGGACTCGCACTGACCGGACTCGCTCCACAGACCAGCCAGGCCGGTCTGCTTTCCCCCCGCATCGCCCACTTCACCCCCAAGGCGAAGCGGGTCATCTTCCTGTTCATCAACGGCGGCCCCTCGCAGTTTGAATCGTTCGACTATAAACCCGAGCTCAAAGCCAACGGCGGCAAGAAGGGAAAGAATAAGGGCAAACTGCTCGCCCCGCTGTATGACTTCGCCCAGCACGGCGAAAGCGGCATGTGGATCTCGGAAGCCTTCCCGCACCTGGCGCAGCAGGCCGACGATCTCTGCATGCTCAACGGGATGACCGGCCCCAGCCGCGCCCATCCCATCGCCATCCCCATGCTGCATACCGGCGAGTTCAAATTCCAGCGGCCCTCCATGGGCGCCTGGGTCCTCTACGGACTGGGCACCGAAAACCAGAACCTGCCCGGCTTCTTCACCATCAAGCCAACCCGCACCTTCGGCGGTCCCGCGAATTACGGCAGCGCCTTTCTCCCCAGTACCTTCCAGGCCACGCGGCTCGGCTGGTCCGGTCAGTCCATCAAGACCGCGTCCATCAGCAACCTGCAGTCGCAGCACGGACTGGCCGCCAACCCGGAACGCAGTGCCCTGGCCCTCGCGCAGAAAATGAATGAAGAACTTCTGGGCCAGACCGCCGACGTCCGCGGCGTGATCGACTCGCTCAACCTCAGCGAGCAGATGCGAGATGCGGTTCCCGAAGTCATGGATCTCAGCCGCGAGTCGAAAGCCACACTCGACATGTACGGCGTCGACGAGAAATCCACCGACGACTTCGCCCGCCAGTGCCTGCTGGCCCGTCGTCTGAGTGAAGCCGGTGTCCGCTTTGTGGAAGTCAGTACCACCGGCTGGGATCACCACAGCGGGCTCGACAAATTCAAATCGAAAGCCGAGACGATCGACAAACCGATCGCCGCCCTGCTCGCCGACCTCAAACAGCGCGGCCTGCTGGATGAAACGCTGGTCCTCTGGAGTGGTGAATTCGGACGTCAGCCCGAAACCCAGGTCCTCTCCGGCAAAGAGACCCTCGGCCGCGATCACAACTCCACCGGCTACACCGCCTGGCTCGCCGGTGGCGGCACCAAAGGGGGACTCACCCACGGCGCCACCGATGCCCTCGGTTACAAAACCGTCGAGGGAGAAGTCCACCTGCACGATCTGCACGCGACCATGCTGCACCTGCTCGGTCTGGATCACAAGAAGCTGGTCTACCGCTTCGGCGGCCGCGACTTCCGCCTGACCAACATCTACGGCAACGTCGTTCAAGAGATCATCGCCTGA
- a CDS encoding DUF6435 family protein gives MFGWLRRDPRKKLEQAYARKMEQARDAQRNGDIQGYASLVAESEEILQEIDRLAAQQAG, from the coding sequence ATGTTTGGCTGGTTGCGACGTGATCCCCGGAAAAAGCTGGAGCAGGCGTATGCGCGAAAAATGGAACAGGCCCGTGATGCGCAGCGGAATGGCGATATTCAGGGATATGCCAGCCTGGTCGCTGAGTCGGAAGAGATCCTGCAGGAAATCGATCGACTGGCTGCGCAACAGGCCGGTTGA
- the istA gene encoding IS21 family transposase: protein MELWGEIRRRVLTGEISQRAARDEYGIHWDTLQKILTYSEPPGYRLTKPRPSKLEPFLPIIHEILQNDRSVHRKQRHTGKRIFERLRDEHGYSGGITIVREAIRDWKAQSREVFLPLRHPPGEAQVDFGFADVWLDGTLTKVALFVMTLPYSDAIFIQAFPRECTEAFLEGHKRAFEFLGGVPQRISYDNSKIAVASLVGNRERKVTTEFLRLKSHFLFDDHFCLVRRPNEKGHVERLLDYARSNFLVPVPRVASLETLNEQLVQCCRNDLQRQLRGQASPKQSLLAEEQREFLRPLPQQTFEACRLGQAHADSLSLVRFDTNSYSVPTKYAHRQITIVATITEVRLLFEETLIARHQRDWGREQTRFNPIHYLSLLERKPGGFDHARPLEDWDLPVCLGILRRRLEAELQSDGTREFIKVLRLLEHHPLSALKRAVEYALDIDATRASAIRLILEYQQESPLTLFSLEGRPHLKLVQVAQTDVSAYQSLLIGG, encoded by the coding sequence ATGGAGTTATGGGGTGAGATCCGTCGGCGTGTTCTGACCGGAGAAATCAGTCAACGTGCTGCTCGTGACGAGTACGGTATTCACTGGGACACGCTGCAAAAAATACTGACCTACTCGGAGCCGCCGGGATACCGGCTGACTAAGCCCCGGCCTTCCAAGCTGGAGCCGTTTCTGCCGATCATTCATGAGATTCTGCAGAACGACCGCAGCGTGCATCGCAAACAGCGCCATACGGGGAAGCGCATCTTCGAACGTCTGCGGGACGAACACGGGTATTCCGGTGGAATCACGATCGTCCGGGAAGCCATCCGTGACTGGAAAGCCCAGTCCCGCGAGGTTTTCCTGCCGCTCCGCCATCCCCCGGGCGAAGCCCAGGTGGACTTCGGCTTTGCCGATGTCTGGCTGGACGGAACACTGACCAAAGTCGCCCTGTTTGTGATGACGTTACCTTATTCGGACGCGATTTTTATCCAGGCCTTTCCCCGGGAATGTACGGAAGCCTTTCTGGAAGGACACAAGCGGGCCTTTGAATTTCTGGGCGGTGTACCGCAGCGGATCAGCTATGACAACTCGAAAATCGCAGTAGCCAGTCTGGTAGGGAACCGTGAGCGAAAAGTAACGACCGAGTTCCTGCGTCTGAAAAGCCACTTTCTGTTTGACGATCATTTCTGTCTGGTACGACGACCGAATGAGAAAGGCCATGTCGAGCGGTTGCTGGACTATGCCCGCAGCAACTTCCTGGTCCCCGTTCCCCGGGTTGCTTCCCTGGAGACTCTGAACGAGCAGTTAGTGCAATGCTGCCGGAACGATCTGCAGCGTCAGTTGCGGGGACAGGCTTCCCCCAAACAGAGCCTGCTGGCGGAAGAACAACGGGAATTCCTGCGGCCCCTGCCACAGCAGACGTTCGAAGCCTGCCGACTGGGACAGGCACACGCCGACTCCCTGTCGCTGGTCCGCTTTGATACCAACAGTTACTCGGTTCCCACAAAATACGCGCATCGTCAGATCACTATCGTGGCCACCATCACCGAAGTGCGGCTGTTGTTTGAAGAGACGTTAATCGCCCGGCACCAGCGGGACTGGGGACGGGAACAGACCCGTTTTAACCCGATTCATTACCTGAGTTTACTGGAACGGAAGCCGGGAGGCTTTGATCATGCCCGCCCCCTGGAAGACTGGGATCTGCCGGTCTGTCTGGGCATTCTCCGCCGTCGGCTGGAAGCCGAACTGCAGTCAGACGGCACGCGGGAGTTCATCAAGGTGCTGCGCCTGCTGGAACACCATCCGTTATCCGCACTGAAGCGTGCGGTGGAATACGCGCTGGACATTGATGCGACCCGCGCTTCTGCCATTCGCCTGATTCTGGAATACCAGCAGGAGTCACCGCTGACTCTGTTCAGCCTGGAAGGCCGTCCCCACCTGAAGCTGGTACAGGTGGCACAGACGGATGTTTCTGCTTACCAGTCCCTGTTAATCGGAGGTTAA
- the istB gene encoding IS21-like element helper ATPase IstB, with the protein MTRKQTKSLVLLQHHLKNLRLPTILRECEKIAARCATDNVDHLGFLLQLCELELIERERRAAERRLKAAKFPTYKTLETFDFQVQPGLNKLLVSELMRGEFIEQRENILLVGNSGTGKTHLAVALGIAACGQGKRVRFYQVTELITQLMEAREQRELTRLKKQLAKLDLLILDELGYVPASKLGSELLFDVISTAYERFSLIVTTNLPFENWTEVLGSERLTGATLDRLTHRCHILETTGESYRLQDAKRRHTKSSSKQPRLTK; encoded by the coding sequence GTGACCAGAAAACAAACCAAAAGCCTGGTGCTGCTGCAGCACCATCTCAAGAACCTGAGGCTGCCCACCATCCTCAGAGAATGCGAAAAGATCGCCGCCCGTTGTGCCACTGACAATGTCGACCATCTGGGATTCCTGTTACAGTTATGTGAACTGGAACTGATTGAACGGGAACGCCGGGCCGCGGAACGACGTCTGAAGGCCGCGAAGTTCCCGACGTATAAGACCCTGGAAACGTTCGATTTTCAGGTCCAGCCCGGCCTCAACAAACTGCTGGTCAGCGAACTGATGCGGGGTGAGTTTATCGAGCAGCGGGAGAATATCCTGCTGGTGGGCAATTCCGGCACCGGCAAGACGCACCTGGCAGTCGCCCTGGGGATTGCCGCCTGCGGCCAGGGAAAGCGGGTCCGCTTTTACCAGGTCACAGAACTGATTACCCAGTTAATGGAAGCCCGCGAACAGCGGGAGTTAACCCGCCTGAAAAAGCAGCTCGCGAAACTCGATCTGCTGATTCTGGATGAACTGGGATATGTCCCCGCAAGTAAACTCGGCTCCGAGTTGCTGTTCGACGTGATCAGCACGGCTTACGAACGTTTCAGCCTGATCGTAACGACCAATCTCCCCTTTGAAAACTGGACCGAGGTCCTGGGCAGCGAACGGCTGACGGGGGCCACACTCGACCGGCTCACCCATCGTTGCCATATCCTGGAAACCACTGGTGAAAGTTACCGGTTACAGGACGCCAAACGGCGGCACACAAAAAGCTCAAGCAAGCAACCGCGACTGACGAAATAA